In Stigmatopora argus isolate UIUO_Sarg chromosome 17, RoL_Sarg_1.0, whole genome shotgun sequence, the following are encoded in one genomic region:
- the zic1 gene encoding zinc finger protein ZIC 1, which yields MLLDAGPQYPAIGVTTFGSSRHHSTGEVTEREVALGINPFADGMGAFKINHGSHEQTAFSSQAPGYAAAAALGHHHHHHHHHPGHVGSYSTAAFNSTRDFLFRNRGFGEAGTQHSLFASAAAAAGSFAAAAAAGPHGHSEAAAAGHLLFPGLHEQAAGHASSNVVNGQMRLGFSGDVYGRAAEQYGHVTSPRSDYASTQLHGYGPMNMNMAAHHGAGAFFRYMRQPIKQELICKWIEPEQLANPKKSCNKTFSTMHELVTHLTVEHVGGPEQTNHICFWEECTREGKPFKAKYKLVNHIRVHTGEKPFPCPFPGCGKVFARSENLKIHKRTHTGEKPFKCEFDGCDRRFANSSDRKKHMHVHTSDKPYLCKMCDKSYTHPSSLRKHMKVHEASNPASQPSPAASSGYESSTPPTIVSPSAENQNSGSSISPAAHGGVQHHTTTTTTGSHSSALTSNFNEWYV from the exons ATGCTCCTGGACGCCGGACCCCAGTACCCCGCCATAGGAGTCACTACTTTCGGCTCCTCGCGGCACCACTCAACAGGCGAGGTGACGGAGCGGGAGGTGGCCCTGGGCATCAACCCGTTCGCCGACGGCATGGGCGCCTTCAAGATCAACCACGGCTCCCACGAGCAGACGGCGTTCTCGTCGCAGGCGCCCGGCTACGCGGCGGCGGCCGCCCtgggccaccaccaccatcatcaccaccaccacccgggCCACGTCGGCTCCTACTCCACGGCGGCGTTCAACTCCACGCGGGACTTTCTCTTCCGGAACCGCGGCTTCGGGGAGGCGGGCACCCAGCACAGCCTCTTcgcctcggcggcggcggcggcgggcagcTTCGccgcggcagcggcggcggggcCGCACGGACACTCGGAGGCAGCGGCGGCGGGCCACCTGCTCTTCCCGGGCCTCCACGAGCAGGCGGCGGGCCACGCGTCCTCTAACGTGGTCAACGGCCAGATGCGCCTGGGCTTCAGCGGGGACGTGTACGGCCGCGCGGCCGAGCAGTACGGCCACGTCACGAGCCCGCGCTCCGACTACGCATCCACGCAACTGCACGGCTACGGCCCCATGAACATGAACATGGCCGCGCACCACGGCGCCGGGGCCTTCTTCCGCTATATGCGGCAGCCCATCAAGCAGGAGCTGATCTGCAAGTGGATCGAGCCCGAGCAGCTGGCCAACCCCAAGAAGTCATGCAACAAGACCTTCAGCACCATGCACGAGCTGGTCACCCACCTGACCGTGGAGCACGTGGGGGGCCCCGAGCAGACCAACCACATCTGCTTCTGGGAGGAGTGCACCCGGGAGGGCAAGCCCTTCAAGGCCAAGTACAAGCTGGTCAATCACATCCGCGTGCACACGGGGGAGAAGCCTTTCCCTTGCCCCTTCCCCGGCTGCGGGAAAGTCTTCGCTCGCTCGGAAAACcttaaaatacacaaaaggaCGCACACTG GTGAGAAACCGTTCAAGTGCGAATTCGACGGCTGCGACCGGCGCTTCGCCAACAGCAGCGACCGCAAGAAACACATGCATGTGCACACGTCGGATAAGCCCTACTTGTGCAAAATGTGCGACAAGTCCTACACGCACCCCAGCTCCCTGCGCAAACACATGAAG GTCCACGAGGCCAGCAACCCGGCATCGCAGCCGTCCCCGGCCGCCAGCTCGGGGTACGAGTCGTCCACGCCCCCCACCATCGTGTCGCCGTCCGCGGAGAACCAGAACAGCGGCAGTTCCATATCGCCCGCGGCCCACGGTGGTGTGCAGCACCacacgaccacgacgacgacgggCAGCCACAGCAGCGCGCTCACGTCCAATTTCAATGAATGGTacgtgtaa